A region of Theileria annulata chromosome 2, complete sequence, *** SEQUENCING IN PROGRESS *** DNA encodes the following proteins:
- a CDS encoding uncharacterized protein (Contains possible signal peptide and apicoplast target sequence;~Apicoplast targetting peptide predicted by the PlasmoAP tool;~Signal peptide predicted for TA11770 by SignalP 2.0 HMM (Signal peptide probability 0.959, signal anchor probability 0.002) with cleavage site probability 0.653 between residues 18 and 19) gives MFLKLYTFTLVLLYPAISHKVPIFFTKLPNSDTHLTNLYNADQNLQPGIEFQHPKSLNNNNDNNLNNNNINKTTDINNNNVNNSVNNNNNRVEISNKELSEEAYKLNEELKDMGEAKDKMKELEKSEKDLSEKLSDTNYEKLNELEKHSGENMTHYIQVQLVLINVNIILELREQPIVLIAKSSQDDKRKANQLAHLQGFEDLMNNITSPCNLMEELREKSVNKNDDMRGKYEREQKVLDSMNWKERLNYDNNMIEHYESIMSEIEEGIRRAEEEIENSWNQNIY, from the exons atgtttttGAAATTGTACACATTCACATTAGTGTTGTTATATCCTGCAATATCGCATAAGGTTCCCATTTTCTTCACTAAACTCCCTAATTCTGACACAcatttaactaatttataCAACGCTGACCAGAATCTACAGCCGGGAATCGAATTCCAGCATCCTAAATCCCTAAACAACAAcaatgataataatttaaataataataatataaataaaactactgatataaataataataatgtaaacAACAGtgtgaataataataataatcgAGTGgaaattagtaataaaGAATTATCGGAAGAGGCGTACAAATTGAACGAAGAGTTAAAGGATATGGGAGAGGCAAAGGATAAAATGAAAGAATTAGaaaa GAGTGAAAAGGATTTATCGGAAAAGCTGAGCGATACAAATTATGAAAAGTTGAATGAACTG GAAAAACACTCAGGAGAGAACATGACACATTATATCCAGGTAcaattagtattaattaatgtcaatattatattagagTTAAGGGAACAACCTATAGTACTAATAGCCAAATCATCTCAAGACGATAAAAGAAAAGCAAATCAATTAGCACACCTACAAG GGTTTGAGgatttaatgaataatataacatCACCATGTAATTTAATGGAGGAATTGAGAGAAAAATCAGTTAATAAAAA TGATGATATGAGGGGCAAATATGAAAGAGAACAGAAAGTATTGGATTCAATGAATTGGAAGGAAAGACTTAACTATG ACAATAATATGATCGAGCATTATGAGTCAATAATGAGTGAAATAGAAGAAGGAATAAGACGCGCAGAGgaagaaattgaaaattcCTGGAACcagaatatatattaa
- a CDS encoding uncharacterized protein (Contains possible signal peptide;~1 probable transmembrane helix predicted for TA11755 by TMHMM2.0 at aa 7-24;~Signal peptide predicted for TA11755 by SignalP 2.0 HMM (Signal peptide probability 0.676, signal anchor probability 0.305) with cleavage site probability 0.539 between residues 26 and 27): MECQKTVRNFKYLFSFIILFILAVESSPPEICRPVNESVNSNPESPKNQPKRLRTIPKTENKPGDYEPQCKIPKYDDNKYSNDIEKHKHIKTIVKNYDFITSLFAQEKGETYKEYEKTLLNEILTKVTDSFKGMTPEESYPFIFFTINTSYENMAEFRKDMIEALFYIEENMKNVSSLFFEQFAQVLDSVSILRILDEIEDKQSETKNTAPIDLDDLNWDVDTDDEIELLRQISKSTNNPESNDNIEKYVNIKDNTNNNDDKLKPKIDTPNSESKDNVNKPLIDNYGSEKEESNNLNAGESGSNSSNNGLNIVFYWNQHLNRVPTLYKPADFGELGSVSEGFKSFARFIKEGFIPSVLPLRSKLAQAMTAAVIIMQEYGIVDLLIERCRIQPMQNKFLMNTLFEANIKKNLYVKDTRILKRLRLDKLFVLNEFKKMNGKEYTGFTGENEELIDAAITFSSKLFPRIDLKPSECATQDTQKKQCSNIVGGHEYCVVEEDEMENSDLKDVLKKGKIDVLIYSRDFDKSMSFDSFYSKEFYHRLLLVATELIRRKYCIFDSREIIIEYKRSINPMEDLINKKGHMTGLNFMVQDTYPSRLLFGSQTVKLGVPLLSHNSFVVVNKKFKVRNLDDWYHYINRKDHESKVILTNFSEGCFLFSNALDFNILLNPLNGATEVLNAMDKHNPVAGVFWGIYPPESGHLKYDFIQFPYNIKQGPRFREH; encoded by the coding sequence ATGGAATGCCAAAAAACAGTCAGAAATTTCAAATATCTTTTcagttttattattttatttatattagcCGTAGAATCAAGTCCGCCAGAGATCTGTCGACCAGTAAATGAATCCGTGAATTCCAATCCTGAAAGCCCAAAAAATCAACCAAAAAGATTAAGAACAATTCCCAAAACAGAAAATAAACCAGGAGATTACGAACCTCAATGTAAAATTCCCAAATATGACGACAACAAATATAGTAATGATATTGAGAAGCACAAACATATCAAGACaatagttaaaaattatgacTTCATTACCAGCCTTTTTGCTCAAGAAAAAGGTGAAACTTATAAGGAATATGAAAAAACActtttaaatgaaattttaacGAAAGTTACAGACTCATTTAAAGGTATGACACCTGAAGAAAGCTATCCATTCATATTCTTTACGATCAACACAAGTTATGAAAATATGGCCGAATTTAGGAAAGACATGATAGAAGCGTTGTTTTACATTGAAGAAAACATGAAGAATGTGTCCTCGCTATTCTTTGAACAGTTTGCCCAAGTTCTGGACAGTGTTTCGATCTTAAGAATTCTAGATGAAATTGAGGACAAACAAAGTGAAACTAAGAATACAGCACCTATAGATTTAGATGATTTAAACTGGGATGTAGACACGGACGATGAAATCGAGTTATTAAGACAAATTTCAAAATCCACAAACAATCCAGaatcaaatgataatataGAAAAATACGTTAATATTAAGGataataccaataataatgatgataaattaaaaccAAAGATTGACACACCTAATTCAGAAAGTAAAGATAATGTAAACAAGCCATTAATAGATAATTATGGATCTGAAAAGGAGGaaagtaataatttaaacgCAGGTGAATCTGGGAGTAATTCCAGTAATAATGGATTGAATATCGTATTTTACTGGAATCAACACCTGAATCGAGTCCCTACGCTGTATAAGCCGGCAGACTTTGGTGAACTGGGCAGTGTTTCTGAGGGATTCAAGAGTTTTGCAAGATTCATAAAAGAGGGGTTTATACCAAGTGTTCTGCCACTTAGAAGCAAACTGGCACAGGCCATGACAGCGGCAGTAATAATAATGCAGGAATATGGAATCGTTGATCTTTTGATTGAACGATGTAGAATACAACCAATGCAGAACAAATTTCTAATGAACACGCTTTTCGAGgcaaatattaaaaagaaTTTGTACGTTAAAGACACTAGAATCCTGAAAAGATTGCGCttggataaattatttgtgctcaatgagtttaaaaaaatgaacGGAAAAGAATACACAGGATTTACGGGAGAAAATGAAGAGTTAATTGACGCAGCAATTACATTTTCAAGTAAACTGTTCCCAAGAATAGACTTGAAACCCAGCGAATGTGCAACTCAAGACACCCAGAAAAAACAATGCTCAAATATAGTTGGTGGACATGAATATTGTGTAGTggaagaagatgaaatGGAAAATTCAGATCTTAAAGATGTGTTGAAAAAAGGAAAGATAGATGTTTTGATATACTCTAGAGATTTTGATAAGTCTATGAGTTTTGATTCTTTTTATTCCAAGGAGTTTTATCACAGGCTATTACTTGTGGCAACTGAGTTAATAAGGCGTAAATACTGTATTTTTGATTCAAGGGAAATTATAATTGAGTATAAACGATCCATTAATCCAATGGAGGatttgattaataaaaagGGACACATGACTGGACTTAACTTCATGGTTCAGGACACTTACCCCTCAAGGTTGCTCTTTGGTAGTCAAACAGTGAAACTTGGAGTCCCACTGCTCTCACACAATAGTTTTGTTGTGGTCAACAAGAAATTTAAAGTTAGAAATTTGGACGACTGGTACCATTACATTAATAGAAAAGACCATGAGAGTAAGGTTATTCTGACCAATTTCTCCGAAGGGTGttttttgttttcaaaTGCTCTGGACTTCAATATCTTGTTAAATCCCCTGAACGGCGCCACAGAAGTTTTAAATGCTATGGATAAGCACAATCCCGTTGCGGGAGTGTTTTGGGGAATTTACCCTCCTGAATCGGGCCATTTAAAGTATGACTTCATCCAGTTTCCCTACAATATTAAACAGGGTCCTAGATTTAGGGAAcattaa
- a CDS encoding G-protein associated signal transduction protein, putative (10 probable transmembrane helices predicted for TA11745 by TMHMM2.0 at aa 434-456, 466-488, 524-543, 558-575, 619-638, 658-675, 687-709, 719-741, 762-784 and 799-816): MKFGSKLETFLVPEWADKYIRYKYLNKLLKSAQRFKASEKEGDEDLELQSNIFVLDLDDSKIKSFEKLNKTKQKSSFENDLSIEIPELEDNMGIREDLKPTIYTMPKSNTFPNSNAERFKSSPNLEDPKTTQKSKNVIDVITIVAETFEEKGHLNFQQIPEVVELSHGLPNKSPSVINKLRSSMAKIEILDQETEKNDLDTNLNSKNVETENAVKELKVSAPMKSTGHTYGPLKRRKFRNKFVRKMSSKNLSMSRNLAGFKYDLSSKVNKIYFRNKKITTPDSQACFDKSLRDDIRTVIMHYNSEMEYITILIDYLRKDVVNRSGDLDKSHIKLLQKAVTALWDSSDKLKSYLNTNILAVYKLLKKKDKLLHTNDLVALYPSYKQTLLSIDSFNETNEAILSLYELISEPEAVDFNKMKMEVESTMDSNFIPAYYLSYMMGLCSVLFLMSVLLSFAHFGKGFNISLLLAHLPIFRVFFIFGVIWCGIGWCQNYLETYGVNYHLSFTNRFLFQLSNNYSVDEKDFYFFGALQSFVCLLLFVFFILDCKIDFFGNHNLHFIYPIILIICSFMLILLPKKNFKLKLRRKMLFAIFRSLTSPVCVGPPVSLADSILADVYTSLTRSFVDIVYIFSYFTYGLSNNTHHMHEGNLRVYKVISDVVNWVIPSVMIAPFFLRFSQCLRRYINENLWIHFGNMVKYISGIICVVVSSLKWPLSAGNDRLAVIITCYIMATIYNFLWDFFVDWGLSPPLNIFKRRGDRRMYRLKAYYIACLVNLLCRLTWALTVTPIKPIEHQELSHNIMVFIISLVEIFRRIVWVTFRLETEHLLNSYKYRTALWVPKLYKCKTAIVKELSVLNK, from the exons ATGAAGTTTGGCTCGAAACTAGAAACATTCCTGGTTCCAGAATGGGCCGATAAATACATCAGATATAAGTACCTAAACAAGCTACTAAAATCAGCACAAAGATTTAAAGCCAGTGAAAAGGAAGGAGATGAGGATTTGGAACTCCAATCTAATATCTTTGTATTAGATTTAGACGATTccaaaattaaatcatttgaaAAACTTAATAAAACCAAGCAAAAAAGCTCTTTTGAGAATGATTTATCAATAGAAATTCCAGAACTGGAAGATAACATGGGAATTCGCGAAGATCTTAAGCCCACAATATACACAATGCCCAAATCTAACACATTTCCTAACTCCAACGCGGAGCGTTTCAAATCTTCACCAAACTTAGAGGATCCAAAAACGACACAAAAGTCTAAGAATGTAATAGATGTGATAACAATAGTGGCAGAAACGTTCGAGGAAAAGGGGCATTTGAATTTTCAACAAATACCAGAGGTAGTGGAACTGAGCCATGGATTACCGAACAAATCACCTAGTGTGATTAATAAGTTGAGAAGTTCAATGgcaaaaattgaaattttagaCCAAGAAACTGAGAAAAATGATCTTGATACGAACTTGAATTCGAAAAATGTAGAGACTGAAAATGCAgttaaagaattaaaagtTTCCGCACCAATGAAATCTACAGGTCATACATACGGTCCTttaaaaagaagaaaattcaGGAACAAATTTGTTAGGAAAATGTCATCCAAAAACCTTTCTATGTCAAGGAATTTGGCAGGCTTCAAATACGACCTAT cGTCAaaagttaataaaatatactttAGAAATAAGAAGATTACAACTCCAGATTCACAAGCATGTTTTGACAAGTCGTTGAGAGATGATATAAGGACAGTAATCATGCATTACAATTCAGAAATGGAATACATTACAATTCTAATTGATTATCTGAGAAAAGATGTGGTTAACAGGTCAGGAGATCTAGATAAATCGCACATTAAGTTGCTTCAAAAAGCAGTTACAGCACTTTGGGATTCGTCAGATAAGCTGaaatcatatttaaatacTAATATCCTAGCAGTTTACAAACTGCTAAAAAAGAAGGATAAACTTCTACACACTAATGATTTAGTCGCATTATATCCATCATATAAGCAGACTTTACTGTCGATCGACTCGTTTAATGAGACTAATGAGGCAATTTTATCACTATATGAGCTAATTTCCGAACCCGAAGCAGTTGATTTTAACAAGATGAAGATGGAAGTGGAATCGACAATGGACTCGAATTTTATTCCAGCCTATTATCTTTCATACATGATGGGACTATGTAGTGTACTTTTCCTAATGAGTGTTTTATTGAGTTTTGCACACTTTGGCAAGGGCTTTAATATATCACTGCTGTTGGCCCATCTGCCTATTTTTAGAGTCTTTTTTATCTTTGGTGTCATTTGGTGCGGTATCGGCTGGTGCCAAAATTACCTAGAAACCTACGGAGTCAACTACCA TTTATCATTCACTAATAGGTTTTTGTTTCAATTAAGTAATAACTATTCGGTTGATGAGAAGGATTTCTATTTCTTTGGAGCGTTGCAATCATTTGTGTGTCTTTTGTTATTCGTGTTCTTTATCTTGGACTGTAAAATAGACTTCTTTGGAAATCACAACCT ACACTTCATTTATCCAATAATCTTGATTATCTGCTCGTTCATGCTCATTCTCCTCCCAAAGAAGAACTTTAAACTCAAACTGAGGAGGAAAATGCTATTCGCAATATTCAGATCATTGACCTCACCAGTCTGCGTTGGGCCGCCAGTTTCACTGGCAGATAGTATTTTGGCTGATGTCTACACTTCACTCACCAGGTCTTTCGTCGATATTGTTTACATTTTTTCATACTTCAC GTATGGATTATCGAACAATACACATCACATGCATGAAGGTAATTTGAGAGTTTATAAAGTGATTTCAGACGTGGTTAACTGGGTGATTCCCAGTGTTATGATAGCGCCGTTCTTTCTTAGGTTTTCACAGTGTCTCCGAAG GTATATTAACGAGAATCTGTGGATTCACTTTGGAAACATGGTCAAGTACATTTCTGGAATCATCTGCGTAGTGGTTTCATCGCTTAAATG GCCACTAAGTGCGGGAAACGACAGACTAGCGGTCATCATAACGTGCTACATTATGGCCACAATCTACAACTTTCTCTGGGACTTTTTCGTAGATTGGGGTCTATCACCGCCTCTTAACATTTTCAAAAG GAGAGGAGATAGAAGAATGTATAGATTGAAAGCATACTACATAGCGTGTTTGGTGAACCTGCTGTGTAGATTAACATGGGCATTAACGGTGACTCCAATAAAGCCAATTGAACATCAGGAGTTATCACACAACATCATGGTGTTTATAATATCACTGGTCGAGATTTTCAGACGAATAGTG TGGGTCACGTTCCGGCTGGAAACTGAACACCTGCTGAACTCGTATAAATATAGAACGGCCCTTTGGGTCCCGAAGCTGTATAAATGTAAGACGGCAATCGTGAAGGAACTCTCGGTTTTGAacaaatga
- a CDS encoding uncharacterized protein (3 probable transmembrane helices predicted for TA11740 by TMHMM2.0 at aa 77-99, 150-172 and 185-219) — protein MATQTYETDPATALETEFQAENPDSEPSQISSDLTENNNRLIQYIRSMPLVSILFTRNISNDSFSNASNRIFIFKCLMSFHLLILITLVALTSFAIYYYNIRFYKIQTRPSETLIVCWLLRAIWHTVNSSWSLRYHYIGVRNGPNLKLSQTFYNIASILWISLTVVFLGVSPREDLKTVSSRICYFLLWLTIASYVVPMLAYTFICILLYVTLLIVIYFRHGSIPLSSTAMPVNLLKKLKVERYRDVLKKIDSSEESVELAESEVKNSDSETTLSQGAQKTPSNPQVNSKNIKDVLFECVNNSEMLDEHLCSICILNINDVDKVFLLPCDMRHLFHRDCLKKWFKRSSECPICRTNITQILSGKDKKAESKKVVPREPESNEHELVDIVIHSSSTSHHTPSQYDSYSESEFDDSENLDSGLDLGNSEDLEAQFEVIMNKPEEMENSEDSKVEFEKTEDEPETKLEDTNDNLVVELENIVDVELGNVGNAEKA, from the exons ATGGCCACTCAAACTTACGAAACGGACCCCGCAACTGCCCTGGAAACTGAATTTCAGGCCGAAAACCCTGATTCAGAGCCAAGCCAAATATCCAGCGACTTGACCGAAAATAACAATAGATTAATTCAGTACATCCGATCCATGCCCCTGGTGTCAATCCTCTTCACCAGAAACATTTCTAATGACTCGTTTTCTAACGCATCTAACcgaatttttattttcaagtGCCTTATGTCATTTCACCTCCTAATTCTTATCACTTTAGTTGCTTTAACTTCATTCGCGATTTATTACTATAATATCAGATTTTACAAG ATTCAGACGAGGCCGTCAGAAACTTTGATAGTTTGTTGGCTTCTGAGAGCCATTTGGCACACAGTCAACAGCTCCTGGTCTCTGAGATATCACTACATAGGGGTAAGAAATGGACCGAACCTGAAGCTGAGCCAGACGTTCTACAACATCGCCTCGATCCTGTGGATCAGCCTTACAGTTGTGTTTCTGGGCGTTTCGCCTCGTGAGGACCTAAAAACAGTCTCCTCCAGAATTTGCTACTTCCTGCTTTGGCTTACTATCGCTTCCTACGTTGTGCCCATGCTCGCCTACACCTTCATCTGCATTCTACTCTACGTCACCCTGCTTATTGTGATTTACTTCAGACATGGTTCAATTCCGCTGTCGTCCACAGCAATGCCAGTTAACCTGCTGAAGAAGTTAAAGGTTGAGCGGTACCGCGACGTTTTGAAGAAGATCGATAGTTCTGAGGAGTCAGTTGAGTTGGCCGAATCTGAGGTTAAAAATTCTGACTCGGAAACAACACTTTCACAAGGTGCTCAGAAAACCCCTTCAAACCCTCAAGTTAATTCAAAAAACATAAAAGACGTGCTTTTTGAGTGCGTTAACAACAGCGAGATGCTGGACGAACACCTGTGTTCAATTTGTATTCTG aatataaatgatGTTGACAAGGTCTTTTTGTTGCCATGCGATATGCGGCATTTGTTTCACCGAGATTGCCTCAAGAAGTGGTTCAAGCGGAGTTCAGAATGCCCCATCTGCAGAACTAACATCACGCAAATCTTGTCCGGCAAAGACAAGAAAGCTGAATCCAAGAAAGTTGTTCCAAGAGAACCCGAGAGTAATGAACACGAACTCGTCGATATTGTTATCCATTCCTCTTCAACATCCCACCACACACCATCACAATATGATTCCTATTCAGAGTCTGAATTTGATGACTCTGAAAATCTGGACTCGGGATTAGATTTAGGTAATTCTGAAGATTTGGAGGCCCAATTCGAagtaataatgaataaacCGGAAGAAATGGAAAATTCTGAGGATTCGAAAGtagaatttgaaaaaactGAGGATGAACCGGAAACAAAATTGGAAGATACTAATGATAATTTGGTGGTGGAATTGGAAAACATTGTAGATGTCGAGTTGGGTAATGTTGGCAATGCAGAAAAGGCTTGA
- a CDS encoding translation initiation factor if-2, putative has translation MSSNSESEEEILLQKKINVFNSLMEDENDPSSEEENRVKTNNVPSTSKTEPEGDTLPSKQKGKKKKGKSVKQESDDDEFDKLLADLGTLEVKNNDKSDPKPEESSKDPNSEEQKETQEISSKTLKNKLKKEKKKQAKLQKKESQAEEVEEKTVAPKKPLSQAARMAAEVQRKLREMEEQAKREEEERLRIEEEERRKEEEEERERLAILEKKRQQRKEKRERKKKEGKPTSAKEKAAAEMSKRFLEQFGKAILDENQNEQPKKTLPQKKPKRVKSVQFEETEDNPNEQQEPTSDDLNEEDTVSESDIDNWEDLDYEKETNQTIATKPVKSVKYVVNEVDDDVYDFRSPICCVLGHVDTGKTKLLDKIRHSNVQNAEAGGITQQIGATFFPKDLLDMHCHKIDEEMYVKSPGLLIIDTPGHESFNNLRARGSSLCDIAILVVDIMHGLEPQTIESINLLKARKCYFVIALNKIDRIYNWSSTPWLTFRESLEKQPKESQLEFSDRTKQIMLELSENGLNSSLYWENDNIKKNVSICPTSAITGEGISDLLYLLVQLTQLLMSKRLTFSQKLKCTVLEVKTIEGLGVTIDVILLDGILREGDKIVLCGLSGPIVTTIRTLLTPQPLSELRVKGEYVKHSYIKAAMSVKIVANGLDDTVAGTELFVVGEGDDVDELCNEVMTDISSIFDCIDRTGIGVYVMASTLGSLEALLHFLNDKKIKIYSVNIGPVQKKDVKKASIMREKGHPEYSTILAFDIKVTQDAEKEAEILGVKLLSADIIYHLLDSFLAYMDQVQEERKQQQIQNVVFPCELTILPHCVFNKKDPFVFGVHVDAGVLKSNTPLVAITKTSQLFLGRVASLEHNKKPVEQALKGQEVCIKVVGEPNVAYGRHFDHTNKVYSKITRESIDILKEYFREEVAMDGWKLVAQLKKVFNIF, from the exons ATGTCATCAAATAGTGAGTCGGAAGAGGAAATTTTGCTCCAAAAAAAGATCAACGTTTTCAATTCGTTAATGGAAGATGAAAACGATCCTTCCAGCGAAG AAGAGAATCGTGTTAAAACAAACAATGTGCCTTCTACCTCGAAAACAGAACCG GAGGGAGATACTTTACCTTCTAAACAAAAAGGAAAGAAAAAG AAGGGGAAGAGTGTAAAGCAGGAATCCGACGATGATGAATTCGATAAACTTCTAGCTGATTTAGGCACTTTAGAAGTAAAG aataatgataaatcCGATCCCAAACCTGAAGAATCCTCCAAAGATCCAAATTCAGAAGAACAGAAAGAAACACAGGAAATCAGCTCTAAAACTCTGAAGAACAAACTTAAGAAGGAGAAGAAAAAGCAGGCAAAATTACAGAAGAAGGAATCACAAGCTGAAGAAGTTGAGGAAAAAACTGTAGCCCCTAAGAAGCCACTCTCACAAGCTGCAAGAATGGCAGCTGAAGTACAACGTAAACTGCGTGAGATGGAAGAACAGGCGAAAAGAGAAGAGGAAGAAAGACTGAGAATAGAGGAGGAGGAAAGAAG AAAAGAAGAGGAGGAAGAGCGAGAACGCCTTGCAATTCTGGAGAAGAAAAGACAACAAAGGAAGGAGAAAAGAGAACGTAAAAAGAAGGAGGGAAAGCCAACCTCAGCAAAAGAAAAGGCTGCTGCCGAAATGAGTAAAAGATTTTTAGAACAGTTTGGAAAAGCGATACTTGACGAAAATCAAAATGAACAGCCCAAAAAAACATTACCTCAGAAGAAACCCAAGAGGGTAAAATCTGTCCAATTTGAAGAAACAGAAGATAACCCAAATGAACAGCAGGAACCAACTTCAGATGATCTTAATGAAGAAGATACAG TCAGCGAAAGCGATATTGATAATTGGGAAGATCTAGACTATGAAAAGGAAACTAACCAAACAATTGCCACAAAACCTGTTAAATCTGTAAAATATG ttGTGAATGAAGTGGATGACGATGTTTATGATTTCAGATCACCGATATGTTGTGTTTTAGGACACGTTGATACAGGAAAGACCAAGTTACTCGACAAAATAAGACATAGTAACGTGCAAAACGCAGAAGCAGGTGGTATAACTCAGCAAATCGGAGCCACTTTCTTTCCCAAAGATTTACTTGACATGCATTGCCACAAg ATTGATGAGGAAATGTACGTAAAATCTCCAGGACTTCTTATCATTGATACTCCCGGACATGAATCGTTCAATAACCTGAGAGCCAGAGGCTCTTCTTTGTGTGATATCGCTATTTTGGTGGTTGACATTATGCACGGACTTGAGCCCCAAACCATCGAGAGCATCAACCTTCTAAAGGCCAGAAAGTGCTACTTTGTAATTGCACTAaacaaaattgatcggATCTACAACTGGAGTTCCACACCCTGGCTAACATTTAGAGAATCTCTTGAAAAACAGCCCAAAGAATCCCAATTAGAGTTCAGTGACAGGACCAAACAAATCATGCTAGAGTTGAGTGAAAACGGACTTAACTCTTCTCTTTACTGGGAAAATGATAACATCAAAAAGAACGTTTCCATTTGCCCAACCTCCGCAATCACCGGTGAAGGCATTTCTGACCTCCTATACCTGCTTGTTCAGCTCACACAGCTGTTAATGAGTAAACGCCTTACCTTTTCGCAAAAGCTGAAATGTACAGTTCTCGAAGTTAAAACTATCGAg gGACTTGGAGTCACAATTgatgtaatattattggaTGGAATTTTGAGAGAAGGAGATAAAATAGTTTTGTGCGGGTTATCAGGACCAATAGTGACGACAATTAGGACCCTGCTGACACCACAACCATTATCTGAACTCAGAGTCAAGGGCGAATACGTGAAACATTCATACATAAAAGCGGCAATGAGTGTTAAAATCGTTGCTAAC GGGTTGGATGACACAGTTGCAGGAACAGAATTGTTCGTGGTTGGTGAAGGCGACGATGTCGACGAGCTGTGCAATGAAGTGATGACTGACATCTCGTCAATTTTCGACTGCATTGACCGCACCGGTATCGGAGTGTATGTCATGGCCTCGACCCTGGGGTCTCTGGAGGCCCTCTTGCACTTTCTAAACGACAAGAAAATCAAGATCTATTCCGTTAATATCGGGCCAGTGCAGAAGAAAGACGTGAAAAAGGCGTCAATTATGCGTGAAAAGGGGCACCCAGAGTACTCAACGATTCTTGCTTTTGACATCAAGGTTACCCAGGATGCCGAAAAAGAGGCTGAAATCCTGGGAGTCAAGCTTCTTTCAGctgatattatttatcatctGCTGGACTCGTTTCTCGCATATATGGACCAGGTTCAGGAGGAGAGAAAGCAACAGCAAATCCAAAACGTAGTATTCCCCTGCGAATTAACTATTCTACCCCATTGTGTGTTCAACAAAAAGGACCCGTTTGTATTTGGAGTTCATGTGGATGCAGGTGTTCTCAAATCAAATACACCTCTTGTTGCAATTACTAAAACTTCA CAATTGTTTTTGGGTCGAGTTGCTAGTTTGGAACATAACAAGAAACCGGTTGAGCAGGCATTGAAAG GTCAGGAAGTCTGTATCAAGGTTGTAGGAGAACCGAACGTTGCATATGGACGACACTTCGACCACACCAACAAGGTCTACTCTAAGATCACGAGGGAATCTATCGACATTCTAAAGGAGTACTTCCGAGAGGAAGTGGCAATG GACGGGTGGAAGCTGGTTGCTCAGTTGAAGAAGgttttcaatattttctaA
- a CDS encoding PHF5-like zinc-finger protein, putative, whose translation MGSKHHPDLVMCRKQPGIAIGRLCEKCDGKCPICDSYVRPNLLVRICDECNYGINQGRCVICGGPGISDAYYCKGCCQCEKDRDGCPKIINLGSAKTDLFYEKKKYGQTKQFI comes from the exons atGGGTTCTAAACATCATCCCGATTTAGTAATGTGTCGAAAACAGCCAGGAATAG CAATTGGAAGACTATGTGAAAAGTGCGATGGAAAGTGTCCAATTTGTGATTCTTACGTAAGACCGAACCTTCTGGTTCGAATATGCGACGAATGTAATTATGGAATTAACCAG GGAAGATGCGTAATCTGCGGTGGCCCTGGAATCTCAGATGCATACTATTGTAAAGGATGTTGCCAATGTGAAAAGGATAGAGACGGCTGCCCTAAGATTATTAATCTAGGAAGCGCAAAAACAGACTTATTTTACGAAAAAAAGAAATATGGACAGACGAAACAGTTTATTTAG